The proteins below come from a single uncultured Dethiosulfovibrio sp. genomic window:
- a CDS encoding S1 RNA-binding domain-containing protein, with translation MSEEIKNQVAEDMTMEQLLESSGGLEEIHRGKVVTGTVVEQAEGGWLVDVGYKCEGFLPTREWSHHILVGDGAEPSIGQELQVQVVNVRQGEESQLVVSRWRCEFDRRWQELEETIADKETFSVRGLRKVKGGLMVDCCSLEGFIPISHLAEEGRGVNPGKFIDEVFDVKLLEKDRRKRRLVLSRRSILDQEIAEQRDNFYNDVKEGTVLEGTVSSLTSFGVFVNLGPIDGLVHISELSWHRNAKPKDIVKKGDTVKVKVIGIDHDHNRISLSMRQTETDPWDTVEERWKPGEKTVGTVTNVTDFGAFVEVEPGIEGLVHIGDLSWARIKHPKEVVKKGQELETVVLSVDPVKKRLSLGYKQLNDPWNGIEDRYSKGQDLPVTVVRLADFGAFVELEKGVEGLIHISQLSNKRVDKPGDVLAEGQEITARIIEVNSNDRRIRLSLSALEEGEKRERPAQAAGGRRKKSDSEKPVSNFQSEEGPITLGDAFGDIFDRN, from the coding sequence ATGAGTGAAGAGATTAAGAATCAAGTAGCGGAAGATATGACCATGGAGCAGCTTTTGGAGAGCTCCGGGGGCCTCGAGGAGATTCACAGAGGCAAAGTGGTAACCGGGACCGTTGTGGAGCAGGCCGAAGGTGGCTGGCTTGTGGACGTTGGTTACAAGTGTGAGGGATTCCTTCCCACCAGGGAGTGGAGTCACCATATCCTTGTAGGCGACGGTGCAGAGCCTTCAATAGGTCAGGAGCTCCAGGTTCAGGTTGTCAACGTTCGCCAGGGAGAGGAATCTCAGCTGGTGGTAAGTCGCTGGCGTTGCGAATTCGACCGTCGTTGGCAGGAGCTTGAGGAGACTATCGCCGATAAGGAGACCTTCTCCGTCAGAGGGCTTCGCAAGGTCAAGGGCGGTCTTATGGTTGACTGTTGCTCCCTTGAGGGATTCATTCCTATATCCCACCTCGCTGAGGAGGGAAGGGGCGTAAATCCCGGCAAGTTTATCGATGAGGTCTTCGACGTGAAACTTCTCGAGAAGGACCGTCGTAAGCGCCGTCTGGTTCTTTCCAGAAGGTCCATTCTCGATCAGGAGATCGCCGAGCAGCGGGACAACTTCTATAATGATGTCAAAGAGGGCACCGTTCTTGAAGGTACCGTCAGCAGTCTGACATCTTTCGGTGTTTTCGTGAATCTCGGTCCTATAGACGGACTTGTCCATATCAGTGAGCTTTCCTGGCACAGAAACGCCAAGCCTAAGGACATAGTCAAAAAGGGTGATACCGTGAAGGTTAAGGTCATAGGCATAGACCACGATCACAACCGTATATCCCTGAGCATGAGACAGACCGAGACCGACCCATGGGATACCGTTGAGGAGAGATGGAAGCCCGGCGAGAAGACCGTCGGTACCGTCACCAACGTCACCGATTTCGGTGCTTTCGTAGAGGTAGAGCCGGGAATCGAGGGATTGGTTCATATCGGAGACCTTAGTTGGGCCAGGATCAAACATCCTAAAGAGGTAGTCAAAAAGGGACAGGAGCTGGAGACCGTGGTCCTCAGCGTCGACCCCGTAAAGAAAAGGCTTAGCCTCGGCTATAAACAGCTTAACGATCCATGGAACGGAATCGAGGACCGTTATAGCAAAGGACAGGATCTGCCTGTAACAGTGGTCCGCCTCGCCGATTTCGGTGCCTTCGTCGAGCTTGAAAAAGGCGTCGAGGGACTTATCCATATCTCTCAGCTCAGCAACAAGAGAGTCGATAAGCCCGGAGATGTCCTCGCTGAGGGGCAGGAGATAACCGCACGGATCATCGAGGTAAACTCCAACGATCGCAGGATCAGGCTCAGCCTCAGTGCCCTTGAAGAGGGGGAGAAGAGGGAGAGACCGGCCCAGGCCGCTGGTGGCAGAAGAAAGAAATCCGATTCGGAGAAGCCTGTCTCCAACTTCCAGTCCGAGGAAGGCCCAATAACCTTGGGAGACGCCTTCGGAGATATATTCGACAGGAACTGA
- the def gene encoding peptide deformylase, which produces MKDHSLRVFPDPILRKETKAIEVFDEDFLLFVDELKKLMIEYDGVGLASPQIGESLKVAVILYEETYYVLINPTIVEKEDEQRDQEGCLSFPGVFEDITRPYRVVVEAQDETGAPKRIEAEGFLARAMCHEIDHLNGKLMIDHLSPMKRELIKKRLTKLKKEGNEDS; this is translated from the coding sequence TTGAAAGACCATTCTCTGAGGGTTTTTCCCGACCCTATATTGAGGAAAGAGACGAAAGCAATAGAGGTTTTTGATGAAGATTTTTTGCTTTTTGTTGATGAGCTTAAAAAACTTATGATAGAATATGATGGTGTCGGTCTGGCTTCTCCTCAGATTGGGGAGAGCCTGAAAGTAGCGGTTATTCTATACGAGGAGACTTACTACGTTCTCATAAACCCTACCATAGTGGAAAAAGAGGACGAGCAGAGGGATCAGGAGGGATGTCTTAGCTTCCCCGGGGTCTTCGAGGACATAACCAGACCTTACAGGGTAGTGGTAGAGGCTCAGGATGAGACAGGGGCCCCTAAGAGGATAGAGGCTGAAGGTTTTCTGGCCAGAGCGATGTGTCACGAGATAGACCATCTAAACGGCAAGCTGATGATAGATCATCTCTCGCCGATGAAGAGAGAGCTCATAAAGAAGAGATTGACAAAGCTAAAAAAAGAAGGCAACGAGGATTCATGA
- the fmt gene encoding methionyl-tRNA formyltransferase, with product MITWFMGTGFFASHCLRSLVQAGLSPDLVVTMPPRPSGRRGMNESPTLVESTASDLSLNLHRSSKVNSDTYLLDRMKNETPDCIFVVDFGQKIGEPYLSTPRGGCLNVHPSLLPLYRGAAPVQRAIMEGQSETGITVFRLVEEMDAGPMVIQERASIGENETSGELLFRLAYMGGVLLFRGVQLILDKEILLQPQNSLIATYATKIDKKEALLSWNLSARSIHCKVRALNPSPGAYFYIQGRRVKIWSTEVADVMQGMSGVLSIDDSGFPVVKCSSGAVRLLEVQPEGKKRLTGVEWVRGSQLSEGEILS from the coding sequence ATGATAACCTGGTTTATGGGTACCGGTTTTTTTGCCTCCCACTGTCTTAGGTCGTTAGTCCAGGCCGGTCTCAGTCCCGATTTGGTCGTTACAATGCCACCTAGGCCTTCCGGAAGGAGGGGGATGAACGAATCCCCGACTCTCGTCGAGTCCACTGCGTCGGACCTGTCTTTGAACCTTCATAGGTCTTCAAAGGTTAACTCCGATACCTACCTGTTGGACAGAATGAAAAACGAGACCCCCGACTGTATCTTCGTGGTGGACTTCGGTCAAAAAATAGGGGAGCCCTACCTCTCCACCCCCAGAGGAGGCTGTCTGAACGTCCATCCTTCCTTGCTGCCCCTTTATAGAGGAGCTGCTCCTGTCCAAAGGGCTATTATGGAGGGACAGAGTGAGACAGGAATTACGGTTTTCCGTCTAGTGGAGGAGATGGACGCCGGGCCTATGGTTATCCAAGAGAGAGCCTCCATAGGGGAGAACGAGACCTCAGGAGAGCTTCTATTCCGACTTGCATACATGGGTGGCGTTTTGCTTTTCAGAGGGGTACAATTGATCTTAGATAAAGAGATCCTCCTTCAACCTCAAAATTCGCTAATAGCCACATATGCGACAAAAATAGACAAAAAAGAGGCCCTTCTATCCTGGAATTTGTCCGCAAGGTCCATCCATTGCAAAGTTAGAGCTTTAAATCCTTCTCCAGGAGCTTATTTCTATATCCAAGGACGTAGAGTAAAAATATGGAGCACCGAGGTGGCAGACGTCATGCAGGGAATGTCTGGAGTTCTATCTATCGACGACTCCGGTTTTCCCGTGGTAAAGTGTTCCTCCGGTGCCGTGAGGTTGCTGGAGGTACAGCCGGAGGGCAAAAAGAGGCTCACTGGAGTTGAATGGGTTAGAGGAAGCCAGCTCTCGGAAGGGGAGATTCTTTCATGA
- a CDS encoding 4Fe-4S dicluster domain-containing protein codes for MAKGRIEIAEEYCKSCGVCVVACPVKVLRISDHLNAKGHRPVEQYKDGCIGCGMCAISCPDAVIEVYKTTD; via the coding sequence ATGGCAAAAGGGCGAATTGAAATCGCCGAGGAGTACTGCAAAAGCTGTGGAGTCTGTGTCGTTGCATGTCCCGTTAAGGTGCTTCGTATTTCCGATCATCTTAACGCAAAAGGACACAGGCCGGTGGAGCAGTATAAGGATGGCTGTATAGGGTGCGGGATGTGCGCTATTTCCTGTCCCGATGCGGTCATAGAGGTCTATAAGACCACCGACTAG
- the vorB gene encoding 3-methyl-2-oxobutanoate dehydrogenase subunit VorB: MAKVLMKGTEAIAEAAIQAGCRYFFGYPITPQNEIPEYMSAHLPEYGGVYIQGESEVASVNMILGAAATGHMVMTTSSSPGISLMSEGLSYLAGSELPAVLVNVMRGGPGLGGILPSQADYLQATKGGGNGDYNLMVFAPSTLQEAVEVVQSAWDYAFKYRNPVMILADGFMGQMMEPVEITPHETDRGDWKSWGLGNKGTRESRSLIKSMNLTPELLEAHNDKLQAKYDRMKKEDTKWEEFNLDDAELVIAAYGTTARIAKSAISHLREEGYKVGMIRPITLFPFPYEPFEKLTEKVSHVLDIEMNMGQMVDDVKVATGCRFPVSFYGRCGGVAPSVEEIEEQCRKILG; encoded by the coding sequence ATGGCGAAGGTGTTAATGAAAGGAACTGAGGCTATAGCCGAGGCTGCTATTCAGGCTGGATGCAGATACTTCTTCGGTTATCCTATAACTCCTCAGAACGAGATACCGGAGTACATGTCCGCCCATCTCCCTGAGTACGGTGGGGTTTACATTCAGGGAGAGAGCGAGGTCGCGTCGGTAAACATGATTCTCGGTGCAGCTGCCACCGGGCACATGGTTATGACGACCTCCTCCAGTCCGGGAATATCCCTTATGTCCGAGGGGCTTAGCTACCTGGCGGGATCGGAACTTCCCGCCGTGCTGGTCAACGTTATGAGAGGTGGTCCCGGTCTCGGTGGGATTCTTCCCTCTCAGGCGGACTATCTTCAGGCCACCAAAGGCGGTGGAAACGGCGACTATAATCTTATGGTCTTCGCCCCAAGCACCTTGCAGGAGGCTGTGGAGGTAGTGCAGTCGGCCTGGGACTATGCTTTCAAGTATCGTAATCCTGTGATGATCCTGGCCGACGGCTTTATGGGACAGATGATGGAGCCGGTGGAGATAACCCCTCACGAAACCGACAGGGGAGACTGGAAAAGCTGGGGACTGGGCAACAAAGGCACCAGGGAAAGCAGGAGCTTGATAAAGAGCATGAACCTGACCCCCGAGCTTTTGGAGGCCCATAACGATAAGCTCCAGGCAAAGTATGACAGAATGAAAAAAGAGGACACCAAATGGGAGGAATTCAATCTAGACGATGCGGAGCTGGTCATAGCTGCCTACGGTACTACCGCCAGAATAGCTAAGTCGGCGATCTCCCATCTGAGAGAAGAGGGATACAAAGTAGGCATGATAAGGCCTATAACCCTCTTCCCCTTCCCTTACGAGCCCTTTGAGAAGCTCACCGAAAAGGTCAGCCACGTCCTGGATATAGAGATGAACATGGGGCAGATGGTGGACGACGTAAAGGTGGCCACCGGCTGTCGTTTTCCGGTCAGTTTCTACGGTCGCTGCGGTGGAGTAGCTCCCTCGGTCGAAGAGATCGAAGAGCAGTGCAGAAAAATTCTGGGATAG
- a CDS encoding thiamine pyrophosphate-dependent enzyme, translated as MAETKVYSRPESLKRDVHTHYCPGCGHGIAHRMICEVIDEMGIQNETVSMSPVGCAAMMYDYIDIDYVEAAHGRAPATATGIKRVLPDKFVFTYQGDGDLASIGMAEIVHAANRGEKFTTFFINNAIYGMTGGQMAPTTLIGQRATTCPKGRDPELSGFPIRMCEMLATLETPAYIERVSLAKPKYIMQAKKAFQKAFRYQKEGRGFCFIEVLSTCPTNWGMNPVEAFDWQIEKMMPCFPLGVFKDFE; from the coding sequence ATGGCTGAGACAAAGGTATATTCTCGTCCTGAAAGCCTGAAGAGGGACGTTCACACCCACTACTGTCCGGGTTGTGGGCACGGTATCGCCCACAGGATGATCTGTGAGGTTATAGACGAGATGGGCATCCAAAACGAGACGGTCAGTATGTCTCCTGTAGGATGTGCCGCTATGATGTACGACTACATCGATATCGATTACGTTGAGGCGGCCCACGGCAGGGCTCCTGCTACTGCCACAGGCATAAAAAGGGTCCTGCCCGATAAGTTTGTGTTCACATATCAGGGAGACGGAGATCTCGCCTCCATCGGTATGGCGGAGATAGTTCACGCCGCAAACAGAGGGGAAAAGTTTACAACCTTCTTCATAAACAACGCCATATACGGCATGACCGGAGGACAGATGGCTCCTACAACCCTGATAGGTCAGAGAGCCACAACCTGCCCTAAGGGAAGGGACCCGGAGCTTTCGGGCTTTCCCATAAGGATGTGCGAGATGCTGGCGACCTTAGAGACCCCCGCCTACATAGAGAGGGTGTCTCTAGCTAAGCCTAAGTACATAATGCAGGCTAAGAAAGCCTTCCAGAAGGCCTTCCGCTATCAGAAGGAGGGCAGGGGATTCTGCTTTATAGAGGTTCTCTCTACCTGTCCCACAAACTGGGGAATGAACCCGGTGGAGGCTTTCGACTGGCAGATAGAGAAGATGATGCCCTGTTTCCCTCTAGGCGTCTTCAAGGACTTCGAGTAA
- a CDS encoding 2-oxoacid:acceptor oxidoreductase family protein has product MSNQFYMDLLAAGFGGQGIMMLGQLIAYSGIHQGRYVTWIPAYGPEMRGGTANCSCVVSSQEIGSPVVGQADVVVVMNQPSLDKFEPRVKPGGFLLYDSDLVKYEVPREDITVIPVPAKMIAHELGSEKVANIVMLGAIVKATGIVSESDCLDTIKEKLGAKKPQFLPMNLDAFDKGISIAQEHLG; this is encoded by the coding sequence ATGTCCAATCAATTCTACATGGATCTCCTAGCCGCAGGCTTTGGGGGACAGGGAATAATGATGCTCGGTCAGCTGATAGCCTACTCAGGTATCCATCAGGGTCGATACGTTACCTGGATTCCCGCCTATGGCCCTGAGATGAGAGGCGGTACTGCCAACTGCTCCTGCGTGGTAAGCAGCCAGGAGATAGGATCTCCGGTTGTCGGTCAGGCCGACGTGGTGGTGGTCATGAATCAGCCATCGCTGGATAAATTTGAGCCAAGGGTGAAGCCCGGTGGCTTTCTCCTGTACGATAGCGATCTGGTAAAATATGAGGTGCCAAGAGAGGATATCACCGTTATCCCAGTCCCAGCTAAGATGATAGCCCACGAGCTCGGCAGCGAGAAAGTGGCCAACATTGTGATGTTAGGGGCCATAGTCAAGGCTACTGGGATAGTGTCCGAATCGGACTGTCTCGACACCATAAAAGAGAAGCTGGGAGCGAAGAAACCTCAGTTTTTGCCTATGAACCTGGACGCTTTCGATAAAGGTATATCCATCGCCCAGGAGCATTTAGGCTAA
- a CDS encoding NUDIX hydrolase, giving the protein MDLGERTLSTEVLYRGKVLDLHVDQVELPGGRVTSREAVRHSPAVAVVAVEGDKVYLVRQFRHAVGDFILEIPAGIVEAGETPLQTAAREIQEEIAMKAENLEEIGRIYTSPGFCDEEIVLFWAEGLSPSRLPADDDEFIQVEKVPLSQVWSMIDDGVIKDGKTVVALYRMALKGKIAYH; this is encoded by the coding sequence ATGGATCTTGGAGAGAGAACCTTAAGCACCGAGGTTCTGTATCGCGGGAAGGTCCTGGATCTTCACGTCGATCAGGTGGAGCTGCCGGGGGGCAGAGTTACATCTAGGGAGGCGGTACGCCACTCTCCTGCGGTAGCCGTTGTGGCGGTCGAAGGGGACAAGGTCTACCTTGTCAGACAGTTTCGTCATGCTGTCGGCGATTTTATCCTCGAGATTCCCGCAGGGATAGTCGAGGCCGGCGAGACCCCTCTACAGACCGCGGCCAGAGAGATCCAGGAGGAAATCGCCATGAAGGCGGAGAACCTCGAGGAGATAGGAAGGATATATACCTCTCCAGGTTTTTGCGACGAGGAAATAGTTCTCTTCTGGGCTGAAGGACTCTCGCCCTCCAGGTTGCCAGCGGACGACGACGAGTTTATACAGGTGGAAAAGGTCCCTTTAAGCCAGGTTTGGTCCATGATCGACGACGGGGTTATCAAAGACGGTAAAACCGTAGTCGCTCTTTACCGTATGGCACTAAAGGGGAAAATAGCATATCATTGA
- a CDS encoding tyrosine-type recombinase/integrase: MRSFGDILASFIDYLSLERGYSDNTVTAYRRDVLQWKVFCEKKEDDCFRPSEGLYDLYVMKLRREGLADSSVQRKCSSVRTWVRFLVIEGHIPDDFTLPGLPSRPKKLPQILTEGEMDRLFKSCDDDPNFYMGLRDRAIIEVLYGCGLRASELCGLSLKDIRQDPGALFVLGKGGKERMVPLVGSARRWMDKYLSHGRPLKDRSETDRVFLSIRGGPLRRESLWRIIKSRGKLAGISSARLHPHVIRHTVASHLLRRGMDLRTLQEFLGHSSIDTTEKYLHFDLELRDVYDSSHPRAKYT, encoded by the coding sequence ATGAGATCCTTTGGCGATATTTTAGCTTCTTTTATTGATTATCTGTCCCTGGAGAGAGGATACAGCGATAACACCGTCACGGCCTATCGGAGAGATGTACTGCAGTGGAAGGTTTTCTGCGAAAAGAAAGAGGACGATTGTTTCCGACCGTCGGAGGGACTTTACGACCTATACGTCATGAAGCTAAGGCGGGAAGGCTTGGCCGATTCCTCCGTCCAGAGAAAGTGTTCCTCCGTAAGGACCTGGGTGCGTTTTCTGGTTATAGAGGGACACATACCCGACGATTTTACCCTCCCTGGACTTCCGTCCAGACCTAAAAAACTACCTCAGATACTGACGGAAGGGGAGATGGATAGGCTCTTTAAAAGCTGTGACGACGACCCTAATTTCTATATGGGGCTAAGGGATAGGGCTATTATCGAGGTACTCTACGGGTGTGGCCTGAGGGCTTCGGAGCTGTGCGGACTTTCCCTAAAGGACATAAGGCAGGATCCAGGAGCCCTTTTTGTGCTGGGAAAGGGCGGAAAGGAACGGATGGTCCCTTTAGTGGGCAGCGCCAGGAGATGGATGGATAAATACCTCTCCCATGGCAGACCTCTAAAGGATAGATCCGAGACGGATCGGGTCTTTCTGTCCATAAGAGGAGGCCCTCTCAGGAGGGAATCCCTATGGAGGATTATAAAGAGCAGAGGAAAGTTGGCCGGTATTTCCTCCGCCAGACTCCACCCTCACGTCATACGGCATACCGTAGCCAGTCACCTTTTGAGGAGGGGGATGGATCTCCGAACCCTCCAGGAGTTTTTAGGACATAGCTCTATAGATACGACGGAGAAATACCTTCACTTCGATCTGGAACTTAGGGATGTTTACGACTCAAGCCATCCCAGAGCAAAATACACGTAG
- a CDS encoding purine-nucleoside phosphorylase encodes MIKKIDEALEVIKSKIGGVPDVAVVLGSGLGGLAEYIEDKVIIPYEEIPHWPLSTAPGHAGRLVAGKFGGKSVVAMQGRLHVYEGYSMDQVVFPVRVFARWGIGHFIASNASGGIGYGLMPGDMVLIHDHINMMGKNPLIGPNIPELGERFPDMTYAYNRDLLDLAEDVARSHNLTTRRGVYVAFTGPSYETPAEIRMARVFGADVVGMSTVPEVLIAHHGGMKVLAVSCVANYAAGMTSNPLSEQEVLDEMAKAADDLTTLVAGVIEQIR; translated from the coding sequence GTGATAAAAAAGATAGACGAGGCCCTGGAGGTCATAAAGAGCAAGATAGGTGGAGTTCCTGACGTAGCGGTAGTTCTCGGTTCAGGATTAGGCGGTCTGGCGGAGTACATAGAGGATAAGGTGATAATACCCTACGAGGAGATTCCTCACTGGCCTCTTTCCACCGCCCCTGGTCACGCTGGACGGCTGGTAGCCGGTAAGTTTGGTGGCAAATCGGTGGTGGCGATGCAGGGCAGATTACACGTTTACGAAGGATACTCTATGGACCAGGTCGTGTTTCCCGTCAGGGTGTTCGCAAGGTGGGGGATCGGCCATTTTATCGCGTCCAACGCCAGCGGAGGAATAGGCTACGGTCTGATGCCCGGGGATATGGTTTTGATCCACGATCACATAAATATGATGGGCAAAAACCCCCTTATCGGCCCTAACATACCGGAGCTCGGAGAGAGGTTTCCCGATATGACCTACGCTTACAACAGGGACCTGCTGGATTTAGCTGAGGATGTCGCTAGGTCCCACAACCTCACCACTCGAAGAGGGGTTTACGTCGCCTTCACCGGACCGTCCTACGAGACCCCTGCTGAGATCCGTATGGCCAGAGTTTTTGGGGCCGACGTAGTCGGAATGTCGACGGTCCCGGAGGTGTTGATCGCTCACCACGGAGGCATGAAGGTTTTAGCCGTATCCTGCGTGGCTAACTACGCCGCTGGAATGACGTCGAATCCTCTATCGGAACAGGAGGTTTTAGACGAGATGGCAAAGGCCGCCGACGATCTGACCACCTTGGTGGCCGGAGTGATCGAACAGATTAGGTAG
- a CDS encoding thymidine phosphorylase — MFDILRFIETKRDGGNNGAEDLKVFVRSIMEGSVKDYHVAAWLMAVYLNGMAEDELLAFTDALANSGEVVSFGRGVKTVDKHSTGGVGDKATLILVPLVAACGLSVAKLSGRGLGFTGGTVDKLESIPGFKVDMTLEDFKSQVEEIGCAVAGHSPDLAPAEAFFYELRDVTATVPSLPLICSSIVSKKIAGGADSFVFDVKYGSGAFMSDLEDAKKLAESLVDLSKRMGHPSSALLTSMDEPLGKWIGNSMEVFESVEVLTNSGPEDTTELCLALAGEMLLNGGVVTTPEEGVEMARSALVEGRGLKKLAELVVRQGGPADLVDYPSKYLRPSPLVYELKAQGDGFISSVNTRFIGEGIRRLGGGRSDKEESIDPGAALEIMVKIGDKIKTGDVIMNCYSDDPSSVDYAREYLDRSWTVDVEAVRPPLILGRID, encoded by the coding sequence ATGTTCGACATCCTAAGATTTATCGAGACCAAAAGGGATGGGGGAAACAACGGAGCGGAGGATCTCAAGGTTTTCGTCCGTTCTATAATGGAGGGCTCCGTCAAAGATTACCACGTGGCGGCGTGGCTCATGGCGGTATACCTCAACGGCATGGCGGAAGATGAGTTACTGGCCTTTACCGATGCCCTTGCGAACTCTGGAGAGGTGGTTTCCTTCGGGCGAGGGGTAAAGACGGTGGATAAACACAGTACCGGAGGGGTCGGCGATAAGGCAACCCTTATATTGGTGCCTCTGGTGGCAGCCTGTGGCCTATCGGTGGCTAAACTCAGCGGAAGGGGCCTTGGCTTTACCGGCGGTACCGTGGATAAGCTTGAATCTATCCCAGGTTTTAAGGTCGACATGACCCTGGAGGACTTTAAGTCTCAGGTGGAGGAGATCGGATGTGCCGTCGCAGGCCATTCCCCGGACCTCGCCCCTGCGGAGGCGTTTTTTTACGAGCTAAGGGATGTCACCGCTACGGTTCCCTCTCTGCCCCTTATTTGCTCCAGTATAGTCAGCAAGAAAATAGCTGGAGGGGCGGATAGCTTCGTCTTTGACGTCAAGTACGGTTCCGGTGCCTTTATGAGCGATCTGGAGGACGCAAAAAAACTCGCTGAATCTCTGGTGGACCTCTCCAAAAGGATGGGACACCCTAGCTCCGCTCTTTTAACCTCTATGGACGAGCCTCTAGGTAAATGGATAGGAAACTCTATGGAGGTATTTGAATCGGTGGAGGTCCTTACAAATTCGGGCCCTGAGGATACCACAGAGCTGTGTCTAGCTCTAGCGGGCGAGATGCTCCTTAACGGAGGCGTCGTAACCACCCCGGAAGAAGGTGTCGAGATGGCAAGATCGGCCCTGGTGGAGGGAAGAGGGCTTAAAAAACTGGCGGAGTTAGTAGTCAGACAGGGTGGACCGGCGGACTTAGTCGATTATCCTTCAAAATATCTACGCCCTAGCCCTCTGGTATACGAGCTAAAGGCCCAAGGGGACGGATTTATATCCTCCGTAAACACAAGGTTTATAGGTGAGGGGATCCGTCGACTTGGAGGAGGAAGAAGCGACAAAGAGGAGTCCATCGATCCAGGGGCAGCGCTAGAGATTATGGTGAAAATCGGGGACAAGATCAAAACCGGGGACGTCATAATGAACTGCTATTCCGACGATCCTTCCTCCGTGGATTACGCCAGAGAATACCTCGATCGTAGCTGGACGGTGGACGTAGAGGCGGTCCGCCCTCCGCTCATTCTAGGGAGGATCGATTAG
- a CDS encoding DnaJ domain-containing protein: MAFILRILRALLPLFFFYLVGKILRNFMAVYRYQHYRGQAGSGQQGGGQQRTSSHTSREGDPYEILGCPRSSSNDEIKKRYREQIAKYHPDRFVGMSLDDDFVKLASSKFQEIQSAYDAIRKSRGF, from the coding sequence ATGGCCTTTATCCTGAGGATACTCAGGGCCCTTTTGCCTCTGTTTTTTTTCTATCTGGTGGGAAAGATCCTGCGAAACTTTATGGCCGTATATCGCTATCAGCACTATAGAGGTCAGGCTGGATCTGGTCAGCAAGGCGGTGGGCAGCAAAGGACTAGCAGCCACACCTCTAGAGAGGGCGACCCCTACGAGATTCTAGGGTGTCCTAGATCCAGCTCGAACGATGAGATAAAAAAGAGATACAGAGAGCAGATAGCCAAGTACCACCCCGATAGGTTTGTGGGGATGAGCCTAGACGACGATTTTGTAAAACTGGCATCAAGCAAGTTTCAGGAGATACAGTCGGCTTACGATGCTATACGAAAGAGCAGAGGGTTTTAG
- a CDS encoding site-specific integrase: MEFVQPIRDKAKIDGMKKLLKASNMRDYVLFTLGINSGLRISDLLTLTVGDVTAKGKKTPSISDRITLKEAKTGKTKSFPLGDTAKKAIREYLKSRKYDCSDPEQRSTPLFPSRKRGVEKGSRSISRIQAYRILNDVAKVVGIEERIGTHTLRKTFAYHAYQSGYDLSMIQKLLNHSSPGVTLRYIGITQDEMDNVYLSLNL; this comes from the coding sequence GTGGAATTCGTGCAGCCTATAAGGGACAAGGCAAAAATAGACGGTATGAAAAAGCTGCTGAAAGCCAGCAATATGAGGGACTACGTTTTATTCACCTTAGGGATAAACTCTGGACTCAGAATATCCGATCTTCTGACGTTAACCGTTGGGGACGTGACCGCAAAAGGCAAAAAAACGCCCTCTATCTCCGACAGAATAACCTTAAAGGAAGCTAAGACAGGAAAGACCAAAAGCTTCCCCCTAGGGGATACCGCAAAAAAAGCCATAAGGGAGTACCTCAAGTCCAGAAAGTACGACTGCAGTGATCCAGAACAAAGATCGACGCCTCTTTTTCCCTCACGAAAAAGAGGCGTCGAAAAGGGATCGAGGTCTATCAGCAGAATTCAGGCCTACAGAATACTGAACGACGTCGCAAAGGTGGTGGGGATCGAGGAGAGAATAGGCACCCATACCCTGAGAAAAACCTTCGCTTACCACGCCTACCAGAGCGGTTACGACCTTTCGATGATACAGAAGCTGCTAAATCATTCATCCCCTGGGGTGACCTTGCGATACATAGGTATCACCCAGGACGAGATGGATAATGTATACCTCTCCTTGAACCTATAA